DNA sequence from the Cellulophaga sp. HaHaR_3_176 genome:
TTCCAAAAAAAACAGGGCTCTCTACAACAATTGTATCTCCTGCTTTTGTAACTGCCATTAATGCTAACAATAATGCATTTGTACACCCAGCTGTAATAACAATATCACTCTCGACTAAATTACCTCCCCATAAAAGTGTTCGTTGTGCTATCTGTCTTCTTAAATTTTCACTGCCCTCTATATTGTCATAATAAGTACCACCTGCTGGCAGTTTTATTATGGTTTCGTGCATCGTTTTATTAAGTTTTGCAATAGGCAGCAATTCTGCTGAAGGCACACCTAACGATAAATTAACCAAACTTTTATTACTCAAATGATGATAAAAATCGATTATCATATCTGTTACACTACCTAAAACCGCATTTTGCTTTGGGTTTGTTTTTTCAGGATCTTCAGGTCTATTTTCTGAACAAAAAACAACATAATAACCAGACCTAGGTCTAGGCTCAACAAGGCTTTTTGACTCTAAATGATAATATGCTTGCAAAATAGTGCTCACACTTACTCCATACTCATTTTTTAAAATCCGAACTGATGGCAATTTATCACCTGTTGCTAAAACACCATCATAAATTTGAGATTCAATTTTTTGAGCAATTTCTAAATATAAAAAGGTATTCTTCCTGCTTTTCTTTATTTCCATAAATCACATCTGTACTGGTCAAATATACAAAAACTGAATCTGTTATGTTTTAACTATTTTAAAGATCTTTGGATACACGAGTTTAGTCATTCTATAAGTTAAGCTATATGAAAGTAATTTTGGACAGAATTAAAATTCCAGCACAATTAAAAAATTATGTGGCTTACGTATACTCAAATTCTACCATAAATAATTTTCCTGATATTGAATTACCCGATGGGTTACCTGAAGTTTTATTTATTATAGACGGGGGAATAAAAAAAAGACCTCTTTCTTCTACTGAAAAACCTAATACTATAAGTCAATCATCTATAATAGACTTACAAGAAGATGCCTGTATGACAACCAACCTTGGCAATTTAAACAGTATAGGAATTAAATTTACACCAATAGGGTTTTACCTTTTTTTAAGTAGTTTGGGTATCCTTAAAACCAATAAACTTATCTCAATTTCAGAAATAAAAAATAAATTTTTATCAACTTTAAATAACGAAATACTTCTTAGCAAAAACTCAAATGAAGCTATTTTGATATTAGAAAAATTCTTTGAAAACATTCAATTAAAGTTTAAAGAAAAAGAGAGTGACACGACTGCTTTACTTTCAGATTGCATAACACTAATTAAAGCTTCAAAAGGAACAATTAAAAAAAATCAACTTGCTAAAAAAGTCAGTATAAGCACCGATAATCTTGAAACATATTTTCAAGACTACTTAGGCGTATCTATCGAAAAATTAATCGCTATTTTAAAAATAGCAACTGAAGATAAAATTAAGCCATTTGAACCAATCCTTGATGAAATTTCTATTTCAGATTTAATGAAAGATGTGCTCAAAAAATAAAGCTTCACAAATAATAAAGCTATGAAACAAAAAACATCAATACAACAAAAATTACATAGCGATATTGACAACAAGAAAGTTTTTAAAAAAGCATTTAAATACGGCTACAAAAACCTAATAAACATATTTAATCGTAATGTATACCCTACTAATACAGCTATAAAAAATTTAAATATTTTTGATGAAAATATGCCATCCGAACCAACAGATGCCGTTTCCGTAATAGATATTTTAAATACATATGGAGCCCCTGCAACAGTAGCCACTTTAGGAGGTAGATATTTTGGTTTTGTATCTGGAAGTTCAGTACCTGTTGGACTTGCTGCTAAAAACCTTGCAACATTTTGGGATCAAGCACCTGCTATGCACGTGCTTTCCCCTATAGGGTCTAAGCTCGAAAGCGTTGTAGAATATTGGTTAAAAGAACTTTTTAACCTCCCTAAAAAAACGGTAGCCGGATTTGTTAGCGGAACATCAAGTGCTAATTTTTGCGCACTAGCTGCTGCTAGGTATAGATGTCTCTATAATTTAGGCTGGAATGTGAATGAAAAAGGATTATTTGGCGCACCGAAAATTAGAATAGTTACTGGCAAGCATACACATTCTACAATTTTAAAAGCGATTACCCTAGTTGGTTTTGGAACAGAAATTATTGAATGGGTAGATGTAGATGAGCAAGGAAGAATATTACCTGATTTAATACCTGAACTTGACAATAGCACTATTTTAATTTTACAAGCAGGTAATGTAAATAGTGGCTCTTTTGATGATTTTGAAACCATTTGTAAAAAAGCAAATAAAGCAGGTGCTTGGGTACACATTGATGGTGCCTTTGGATTATGGGCAGCCGCAGTTTCGAAATTAAATTATCTAACAAAAGGAATCGAAAAAGCAAACTCTTGGGCTGTAGATGGCCATAAAACTTTAAACACACCATATGATAGTGGCGTACTACTCTGTAATGACCCTGAAGCCACAACCGCTGCTTTACATATGGCAGGTAGTTATATTGTTACTAGCGAAGAACGTGATGGTATGTTTTACACTCCTGAAATGTCTCGAAGAGCAAGAGTTATAGAGTTTTGGGCAATTTTAAAAAACTTAGGTAAAACAGGTATTGACGAAATGATTTTAGGAATGCACGAAAGGGCAATCCAATTTTCTAAAGAAATTAACGAAATTGAAGGTTTTCAAGTTTTAAATGATGTTGTCTTTAATCAAGTATTGGTTTGTTGTGCGACTGACGAATTAACACTAAAAACAATGACTAAAATTCAAGAGCTTCGAGAATGCTGGGTTGGCAGTTCTGTTTGGCATAATAAAAAGGTAATTAGAGTAAGTATTTGCTCATGGGCTACAGATATAAATGATATAAGCCGCTCTGTTCGTTCTTTTAAACAAGCGTTAAACGAATCTATTTCATAAACAATCTTTGGTTTTTAATCTTTGCCGCAATACCTTTATCCAAAAGGTAAAAACAGGTAATGGCTAAAACTAAAACAACTTTCTTTTGTCAAAATTGCGGTACACAACATGCCAAATGGGTAGGACAATGTTCTGGCTGCAAAGAATGGAATACTGTCGTTGAAGAAGTAATTCAGAAAGAAGAAAAATCAAGTTGGAAAACCCCTACTAACACAGCCAAAGTAGTTTCTAAACCGCTTAAAGTTAATGAGATTAGTACTGAAAAAGAACTTAGACTTAATACCTTTGATCTTGAATTTAATCGTGTTTTAGGTGGTGGACTTGTGCCTGGATCACTAACCCTTTTAGGAGGAGAACCAGGCATTGGAAAAAGTACTTTATTACTTCAGATTGCTTTAAAGTTACCTTATAAAACATTGTATGTCTCAGGTGAAGAAAGCCAGAAGCAAATAAAAATGCGTGCCGATCGTATTTATCCAAATAGCGAAACCTGCCTAATTCTAACAGAGACTAAAACACAAAATATTTTTAGGCAAATTGAAGCTACTGAGCCAGATATTGTTGTTATCGATTCGATACAAACATTACATTCTGATCATATAGAATCGGCTGCTGGTAGTATTTCACAAATTAGAGAATGTACTGCTGAGCTTATAAAATTTGCGAAAGAAACGAATACTCCTGTAATCCTAATTGGTCACATCACCAAAGACGGCTCTATTGCTGGACCAAAAATATTAGAACACATGGTAGATAGTGTTCTTCAGTTTGAGGGCGATAGAAACTATGTATATCGAATTTTACGTTCATTAAAAAACAGATTCGGATCTACATCAGAACTTGGTATTTACGAAATGCAAGGCAGCGGTTTGAGAGAAGTGAATAACCCATCTGAAATATTAATTTCTAAAAATGACGAAGGGCTTAGCGGAACAGCCATAGCTTCAACAGTAGAAGGTATGAGACCTTTAATGATTGAAATTCAAGCCTTAGTAAGTACTGCTGTTTATGGTACACCTCAACGTTCTACAACAGGGTATAATGCCAAAAGATTAAACATGCTATTGGCTGTTTTAGAAAAACGTGCAGGCTTTAAACTGGCTGCTAAAGATGTTTTTTTAAATATAACAGGTGGTATTTCTGTAGATGACCCAGCAATAGATTTAGCGGTTATTGCTGCAATACTTTCTAGCAATGAAGATATTGCTATTGAAAAAGGAGTGTGTTTTGCTGCCGAAGTTGGTTTAGCTGGCGAAATAAGACCTGTACAACGTGTAGAACAACGTATTTTAGAGGCTGAAAAATTAGGCTTTCACACTATTTTCGTTTCTAAAAACAACAAAATCACTCTAAAAAACACTGAGATTAAAATACAATTAGCTGTAAAAATCGAAGATATAGCGAATTATTTATTTGGATAATATATTATTAGACTTAAGGCGCAGGATTAGGTATTTCATTATGAATTTTCTTAATGCCATCTAAAATTTCATTAGTCAAAACCACATCAATACTACCAATATTTTCTTCTAATTGGCGCATTGAAGTTGCCCCTATTATGTTACTCGTAACAAATGATTGTTGATTAACAAATGCTAAAGACATTTGGGCTAATGATAAATCGTTTGCTTGTGCTAACTCGTAATATTTTTGGGTTGCCTCTGCCGCTACTTTACCGATATACCTACTATACTGAGGAAATAAAGTAATACGAGCATTGTCAGGCATTCTACCTCCTAAATATTTTCCACTTAATACTCCAAAACCTAAAGGCGAATATGCTAATAACCCAATATTTTCTCTATGTGCTACTTCAGCCAAACCCGTTTCAAATTCTCTATTTAAAAGGTTGTATGAGTTTTGAATTGTAATCATTCTTGGTAAACCTGCGTGCACTTTACTCTCTTCTAAGTAACGCATTGTACCCCATGGTGTTTCGTTAGAAATACCAACTTGTCTAATTTTTCCTTCTCTTACTAAATCTCTTAGCGTTTCTAATATTTGATGAAAATTATCTTCCCAAAAATCGGTAGCATCATGCACATAGCCACGTTGCCCAAAATAATTGGTTTTACGCTCAGGCCAATGTAATTGATACAAATCTATATAATCAGTTTGTAAACGCGACAAACTACCTTCAACAGCACTAATTAAAGCTTCTTTACTAAAACCTGTGGTTCTAATAAATTTAGTCATGTCTGCTCTACCAGCAATTTTAGAACCTAAAATCACTCTGTCTCTATTTTTATTTTTCTGAAACCAATTACCAATTATAGTTTCAGTAACAGAATGCTTGTCTTTATTAGCAGGTATTGGATATAACTCTGCCGTATCAAAAAAATTAATTCCTTTATCTAAGGCATAATTCATTTGTTCATGACCTTCTTCTTCGGTATTTTGGATACCCCAAGTCATTGTTCCTAAACAAATTTTACTGACTTCAATATCGGTATGTGGTAATTTAGTGTAGATCATAAAAACAATGTATTCTGAAAATTGTTAAAATCAAATTTCAGGGTTTGTACTAAATATGTAATCTTTTATTAAAATAAATATTAACTCAATTCAACTAAAATCGGACAATGATCACTATGCTTTGCTTCAGCTAAAATAACAGACCTTTTAAGTCTACTTTCTAAAGGTGTACTTACTAAGCCATAATCTAAACGCCAGCCTTTGTTATTATTCCTTGCATTTGCACGGTAACTCCACCATGTATAATTATCAGCTTCTTTATTAAAAACACGGAAACTATCTATAAATCCGCTATCCATAAAATCACCTATCCACTCACGCTCAACAGGTAAAAACCCTGATGTATTTTTAAGTCCTACTGGGTTATGAATATCAATAGCCTCATGGCAAATATTATAATCACCAAGTATTATAAGGTTAGGATGTTTTACTTTTAAATCATTTACATATTCCTGAAAATCGGCCATGTATTTAAATTTAAATTCCAATCGATCAGAATTTGTTCCTGATGGTAAATACATACTCATAATAGATACATCTCCAAAATCAGCTCTAAGGTTTCTACCTTCAAAATCCATATACTCTATACCCGTACCAAACTCGATATGATCTGGCTTTGTTTTCGATAAAATAGCAACACCACTATATCCTTTTTTTTGAGCGCTAAACCAGTAATTATATTTATAACCCGCATCTTCAAACAACGTTAAATCTAACTGATCTTCTTGTGCTTTTATTTCTTGCAAACAAATAACATCGGGGTTTACGCTTTGTAACCATTCTATAAATCCTTTTTTTAAAGCAGCCCTAATTCCGTTTACGTTGTAAGAAACAATTTTCATTCAATAAATTTTCATCGAAAATAAGGAATGTTTGCTATAAGATAAAATATAGGAGTTATAATTATATCAAATTAAAGCAACCCTTAAACTTCAAAAAACATCCTACAGAAGCATAAGATGCTCGACTTACATTATTTTTAAATACTTATTTATAAGTAGTAGTTTCTCAAACCCAAATCTAGAAAAAACCTTAACACCTAATAGCATTACAAGCCCTGATATTAAAAGGAAACATGTACCAATTACGAATTGGGGACGCTCCTTAATTTTGATAACAAAACTCCAAATTAATATGGCTGTTTACTGAAATGGGTATAAAAATGTATTGATTGTAGAGTGTATAACCGATAATCAATACATAGGTGAAAATGAAGTCAAAACAAGACATCAAAATATTGAAATTGCTGTCAATTATTTTTTTACAATTTCTAAAAAAATAAAATTTAATCCTTTTATAAATCACGCCTACAACCATCACAAATTTGTAACGTTTACTCATACTAACGAAAATTTTTCAGGCATACAAGCCTCGCTTTTTAATAACCATTCTTAGGGCATCACACATCAATATTTTGGTGATGCTAAACCACATTATTACCCAAGCAACAACCTTAATTATTACGAAGTTTTACAACACTGCCACATTTTGTAGTTTTTATTCTATATTTTATTATAAATAGATAGTATATTTAGCTGCAGTATAGGTATGTGCATATTTTAAAAAAATTATGCTACTTCCCACACTTTATTTGCAAATTACTGTGAGTAGATATATAAAATACCTTACCCATAGGATATGGAATAATTAAACATAAATGAAAAGATACCATGTTATGCAACCTATTTCTAATGGCGTAAATGATAAAGCTAAAATCGAATAAAACCCACATACAGTAACAAAAATACTTATTCAAATCGTTGGCACTATAAAAGCTCAACACAAATATTTAAATAAAACTAATAAAGTATATAATCAATTTAACTAGCTTTTAAGTTTAGGAAAAAATTATGAATAAAATAAATACATTAGCATATGTAGGGATGTTTTTAAACATCTTAATTCTACTTTTTATTGGGTTATCACCTGAGTACGCTACTCTTTTTATAATGACATTAATTGCCTATATCTTCTGTATAATAGGCCTCATTCTAATAATAAGCAATCAAATAAAAATAGGTAGTATAATTTTCTACATTGCGAGTATTCTTTTTATACCCATTGGCATTATAGGAATAATGGGGATACAAAAGAAAATTAGCAACATAGAAGAGTCTAAATTTAATAAAGAAAATTATGGAAAATAAAACTGAAGAAATAGGATTAAGTTGGAAAGGTAAAAATCAATCTTTTGTTGTAGCAGGTATTTTTATTCTTGGGACGCTTATTTTAACAGCTATGAGCAAAACGCTAGTTTTAATGCCACTAATTTTGGGAGTAGTTTTTATTATTATAGGTTTCTTAAAAATGAATATCAAAACATTTACTTTTTTTGAAAAGCATTTTGTTTTTCAAGTAGGTATGAATAAAAAACTTATTTTAAATAAAGAATTAGAAAGTTACGATATTCAAAAACGTAAAATCATTATAAATTATAAAAAAAATGGTGAATTAAAAAAAGTTATGTTTTTAAAAGAAATAATTACTGATGAAGATGTTACATTCTTGAAAAAAAAATTAGATAGGTTGCTTCATAAATAAAGCACCTTTTCAGAACAATAAAAATCACAAAGCTAGAATCGAATAAAAATGAAAAAATTAATACTCATTACGATAACTATATTTTCAATAACTTCTCTTTTAGGGCAGGCAAATGACAATTATTCAGATGAGCTATTATCATCATCTTTTAAATTATATCGAGAAGCTGATATAGAACTATCTTTCCATATATTCCCGTTTCTTAAAGAAAGATTTATTAAAGAGCTGCAAGATTCTACAAGTTTTTATAACCCTTATGATAGTTTAGCTAAACAAATAAATATTAAACACTCGCTTGATGGAGTGCTAAAAACATATACTTGGGAAAAAAGAGATAGTGGTTGTTGCCATTCTTCAATTAACTACGCTCAGTACAAAACAAAATCAGGTGTCATAAAATCTTTAGATTTAAATTATAAAGGACCAGGGTATGAAGAAATTTTTATTACAGACTTACAGTTTATAGAAATAGATAATAACCCTTATTATTTAATGCTGGGCTGGGGCACTTGCTGTGGTGGAAAACATTACAGTACAGTTACCTTGTATAAAATAGAAAACGAAACACTAGTTAAGTGTGATACTAATATATTTAATAACAAAGCGGACCTTTATATTGGAGCCAACAGAGGTGATAAAATCAATTTAAAATACTCACCTGAACTTAAAATACTATCCTATAATTATTATGGAGAACTCGATGATACAGGGTTTTACAATCACAAAGGGAAAGTTATTGAGTGGAAGCTAAAAAAGAAGGGGTTTGAAAAAATAAACTTATAACAAAAAGTTAAAAACCACTATAAGTCCGTTTTAAGTTGCGCTATGTTAAATTGTTTTCTAATATTGTAAATTGATAAAAAGTTTAATGAAAGAAAGAACAGTAATAGGTAAAGCTATAGCTTCGGTATTTTTACTGAGTGCCTTGCTATTTCCTTCTGCTATTCAGTTCACTCATGCTTTTGAAGGTCATGAAGATATTTCTTGTAAACAGAAAAGCACTCATATACACCAAAAAGTATCAGAATGTCATATTTGTGACTTTCATTTCTTTTCTTTTAATTATGATATTATAAAATATCAAGAGTTTGCGAAAATAAGCATACCATCAAAAATGGTTACTAGTTTTACAACTCAATTTTCCAATTTATTAAATAACAATAATACTTCATTAAGGGGCCCTCCCTGCATTCTTGCTTAATTAAAAATCTTTTTATTATTATTTAATCAAGAATATCTATGCGCATTTATGCACTGATGGCTTTGCTATTTTTTAGCATTGTTTCATTTTCGCAAAATTGCAATAATTCTCTATCCGGAAAAGTAATTGACTTACATGATGGTACAGCTCTAGTTGGAGCGATGATTATTGTTGCAGGAACCGAACAAACTGTATTTACTGATAATGAAGGAAAGTTTATACTTCCTGAATTATGTAATGAAATGTATGCCCTACAAATTTCACATCCGTATTGTTTAACAAACGGATACAAAGTGAATGTAGATGGCAACATTAATAAAACCTTTTATTTAGAACATCATCTAGAAGAATTAAATGAAATAGTACTTAAAGGCCACACAAAGCATAAGCTTAATACGGTGTCTGAAAATAAATTATCTAAAGAAAAAATAGAGCAATTTAGTAATGGATCTTTAGGTGATGCCTTAAAAAGTATTTCAGGTGTAAGCTCATTAAATACAGGTAGTACTATTATTAAACCTATTATTAACGGGTTACATAGCAGCAGAGTTGTACTTATCAATAATGGCGTTCGTATGGAAGATCAAGAATGGGGAGTTGAACACGCCCCTAATATTGATATTAACACAGCTGAAAATATTACACTAATTAAAGGTGCAGGTGCTATACAATATGGAGGCGATGCAATTGCAGGAGTAATTATAACTGAGCCGGAAAAGATTTTTATTAAAGATAGTTTATACGGCAAAACACTACTTAGCGCTAGTTCTAACGGAAGAGGTTCTACAGTAACATCAAAACTCACTAAAAGCTATGACAATGGCTGGTTCGGAACTGTACAAGGAACTTTAAAACGTTATGGCGATTTTGAAGCACCAGACTACACACTAAGCAATACTGGCACTTTTGAGCGCAATGCATCATTACGTTTTGGACTTAATAAATTTAATTATGGCATTGAAGGATATTACTCTTTTTATAAAAACGAAATAGGAATATTATCAGCGTCTCATATTGGTGGTGCAGAAGACCAAGTTCGAGCTATAAATAGCGATATTCCATTAGTTATTAACGACTTTACTTATGCTATCAATAACCCAAGGCAAGATATTACGCATCATTTAGCTCGCATAAAAGCTTTTAAAAAGTTTGATGGTTTTGGTAAGATAGACCTTCAATATGATTTTCAACAAAATCAAAGATTAGAGTACGATATCCGTATTGGTGATGCTGCTGATACACCTTCATTAGATCTTGTTTTAAAAACACATACGCTGTTATTAGATATTGATAGTAAATTATCAGAAAACACTACTTTAAAATCTGGTATAATAGCTAGGTATCAAGATAATTTTGCGGACCCAAGTACTGGAGTTCGCAGGTTAATTCCTGATTATAAAAAATATGATTTAGGAATCTACGGTATTAGTTCATTTCAATTAAAAGAAAATTGGTTAGTAGAAGCTGGTGCTAGGTTTGATTACACCTATATGGATGTCTATAAATTTTATAGAACATCGTTTTGGGAAGACAGAAATTATGATGAGCTTTTTCCTGAAATAGTGGTTGAAGAATTTGACAATCAAATTTTAACAAATCCGGAGTATAATTTCAATAATATATCAGGTACACTAGGTTCAACATATTCTTTTAAAAACAATTATAAATTGTTCTTAAATTACTCTTTGGCATCTCGCGTACCAAACCCATCAGAACTATTTAGTGAAGGCCTGCACCATTCTGCTTCAAGAATTGAGTTAGGTGATTTAAGTTTTACAAGTGAAATTGCCAATAAAGTAGCTTTAACATTGCAAAAAGAAGGTGCTGTTTTTGGGTTCTCAGTTCAACCCTTTATAAACAATATTAACAATTTTATTGTTATTGAACCTACTGAAGTAGAGCAAACCATAAGAGGTAATTTTCAAGTGTGGGAATATAGGCAAACCAATGCTCAATTATTAGGGGTAGATATTGATGCTTCATATGCATTTACTAATAATCTCAAATTGAAACATCAATTTTCATTAGTAAAAGGATATGAGCGCAGTGAAGGCGAACCTTTAATCAACATGCCTCCAGCAAACACAACCAATGAAATTACTTACGAAAATGCAAAAGTTAACAATTTAAAATTAGCATTACAAAGTGAGTTTGTATTTCGTCAAAACGAATATCCTAACAATAATTTTGAAGTTTACATTGCTGAATCTGAAACTTTCGAATTAGTTGATGTAAGCACACCTCCTGACGCGTACCATTTATTAAATTTTAGATCAAGCATGGATTTTCCCATAAATCAAAAATCAAACCTGACGCTAGGTTTGAGTATTACAAACCTTTTAAACACAAGTTACAGAAATTACTTAAACAGCCTACGTTATTACGCAGATGATTTAGGCAGAAATATTTTATTCAATCTTAAATTCAATTATTAATCTATTAAAACAATTAAAATGAAAACAATTAAAATTTTAAGCTTATCTGTATTAGCAAGTCTTGCATTTACTGCATGTTCAAACGATGATGATGATAATATACCAGAAATTGTAAATGAAGAAGAGATAATTACAACATTAACCGTTACACTTACACCACAAGATGATGGAGAAACTATAACCCTACAAACACAAGATTTAGATGGTGATGGATCTAATGATCCTGTTATAACTGTATCAGGTAACTTAATAGCAGGTATGGTATACGATGGTGGTATTGTTTTATTGAATGAAACAGAAAGCCCTGCAGAAAATATTACTGAAGAAGTTGAAGAGGAAAGTGATGAGCACCAATTTTTTTACACAATAAGTTCAGGACTTGATGTAACTACTGAATATGCAAATTTTGATGAAGACGGAAACCCTCTTGGTACTGCCTTTACATTAACAGCAGGAGACATAAGCTCAGGTACTATTACCTTTACATTGCGCCATGAGCCTACTAAGCCTAATGATGGTATTGTTGATGCTGGAGGAGAAACAGATGTTCTTGCGACTTTTAGTATTGCTGTAGAGTAAGCAATTAAAAATGAAAACGTAAAAAGGGGTGACTTAGAAATAAGTCACCCCTTTTTTAATTAAACTAGACGATATTATTTATTGTTAATGAAAAAGGAATAAAAATATAAAGTACTAAACCTAGTTCCTTTTGTATATTTATAAAATCACAAAAATTGATTCGCTTTAAAAAAGTTAGCGTCTTTATATGAGCTGCGTTTCACACTTAAATCGTTAACAACAAAATTAAAAATGAAAATAAAAATATTAAAATCAGACTTTCAATTAGAAAATGACAGGGTATTACTTGTTCCCTTTGATAATGAAAGAAATGAAGAACTCAAAGAAATAGTTTTTGATAAGGAAATTTGGAAATTTATGGGAATGAACATAAATAACGAACAAGGCTTAAAAAACTACATTGCAAAAACCATTAAAGATAAAAACAACCGCCTGTGTTACCCTTTTTTAATTATTGATAAAGAGACAAACAAAGTTGCAGGTTGCACAAGATATGGTAATGTAAATACTGCAAATAAAAAATGTGAGATTGGATGGACTTGGTACGGAACCGAATTTCAAGGCACAGGCTTAAACAAAGCTTGCAAGTACGAATTACTAAAATTTGGTTTTGAAAATATCGGATTTAAAAGAATACAATTTAGTACCGATAAACAAAACTTAAGATCGCAAAAAGCAATTGAAAAATTAGGCGCACAACAAGAAGGTGTTTTCAGAAACAACTATATTGCCCCAAATGGAGAAAGCAGAACTGATGTTTACTATAGCATCATAAAGGAAGAATGGGAATCGATTAAAAATGAAAAATTTTCTGAATTTATAACTTATTAAAACCATCGTTATTTATAATATAAGCCTATAAAAGTGGACACAGAGCAATTAAATAATGACTTTAAAAACGATTGATAAAATATGATTACGAAATCGTAAAAGAAGATAGTTATAGATTATATTTTAGACATCAAAATGAAGATTTTGGAACAGCCTTGTTAGCCAAAAGAGCACTTTATTTTACTGCAAATTG
Encoded proteins:
- a CDS encoding aminotransferase class V-fold PLP-dependent enzyme, with the translated sequence MKQKTSIQQKLHSDIDNKKVFKKAFKYGYKNLINIFNRNVYPTNTAIKNLNIFDENMPSEPTDAVSVIDILNTYGAPATVATLGGRYFGFVSGSSVPVGLAAKNLATFWDQAPAMHVLSPIGSKLESVVEYWLKELFNLPKKTVAGFVSGTSSANFCALAAARYRCLYNLGWNVNEKGLFGAPKIRIVTGKHTHSTILKAITLVGFGTEIIEWVDVDEQGRILPDLIPELDNSTILILQAGNVNSGSFDDFETICKKANKAGAWVHIDGAFGLWAAAVSKLNYLTKGIEKANSWAVDGHKTLNTPYDSGVLLCNDPEATTAALHMAGSYIVTSEERDGMFYTPEMSRRARVIEFWAILKNLGKTGIDEMILGMHERAIQFSKEINEIEGFQVLNDVVFNQVLVCCATDELTLKTMTKIQELRECWVGSSVWHNKKVIRVSICSWATDINDISRSVRSFKQALNESIS
- the radA gene encoding DNA repair protein RadA; the protein is MAKTKTTFFCQNCGTQHAKWVGQCSGCKEWNTVVEEVIQKEEKSSWKTPTNTAKVVSKPLKVNEISTEKELRLNTFDLEFNRVLGGGLVPGSLTLLGGEPGIGKSTLLLQIALKLPYKTLYVSGEESQKQIKMRADRIYPNSETCLILTETKTQNIFRQIEATEPDIVVIDSIQTLHSDHIESAAGSISQIRECTAELIKFAKETNTPVILIGHITKDGSIAGPKILEHMVDSVLQFEGDRNYVYRILRSLKNRFGSTSELGIYEMQGSGLREVNNPSEILISKNDEGLSGTAIASTVEGMRPLMIEIQALVSTAVYGTPQRSTTGYNAKRLNMLLAVLEKRAGFKLAAKDVFLNITGGISVDDPAIDLAVIAAILSSNEDIAIEKGVCFAAEVGLAGEIRPVQRVEQRILEAEKLGFHTIFVSKNNKITLKNTEIKIQLAVKIEDIANYLFG
- a CDS encoding aldo/keto reductase, giving the protein MIYTKLPHTDIEVSKICLGTMTWGIQNTEEEGHEQMNYALDKGINFFDTAELYPIPANKDKHSVTETIIGNWFQKNKNRDRVILGSKIAGRADMTKFIRTTGFSKEALISAVEGSLSRLQTDYIDLYQLHWPERKTNYFGQRGYVHDATDFWEDNFHQILETLRDLVREGKIRQVGISNETPWGTMRYLEESKVHAGLPRMITIQNSYNLLNREFETGLAEVAHRENIGLLAYSPLGFGVLSGKYLGGRMPDNARITLFPQYSRYIGKVAAEATQKYYELAQANDLSLAQMSLAFVNQQSFVTSNIIGATSMRQLEENIGSIDVVLTNEILDGIKKIHNEIPNPAP
- a CDS encoding exodeoxyribonuclease III codes for the protein MKIVSYNVNGIRAALKKGFIEWLQSVNPDVICLQEIKAQEDQLDLTLFEDAGYKYNYWFSAQKKGYSGVAILSKTKPDHIEFGTGIEYMDFEGRNLRADFGDVSIMSMYLPSGTNSDRLEFKFKYMADFQEYVNDLKVKHPNLIILGDYNICHEAIDIHNPVGLKNTSGFLPVEREWIGDFMDSGFIDSFRVFNKEADNYTWWSYRANARNNNKGWRLDYGLVSTPLESRLKRSVILAEAKHSDHCPILVELS
- a CDS encoding TonB-dependent receptor domain-containing protein translates to MRIYALMALLFFSIVSFSQNCNNSLSGKVIDLHDGTALVGAMIIVAGTEQTVFTDNEGKFILPELCNEMYALQISHPYCLTNGYKVNVDGNINKTFYLEHHLEELNEIVLKGHTKHKLNTVSENKLSKEKIEQFSNGSLGDALKSISGVSSLNTGSTIIKPIINGLHSSRVVLINNGVRMEDQEWGVEHAPNIDINTAENITLIKGAGAIQYGGDAIAGVIITEPEKIFIKDSLYGKTLLSASSNGRGSTVTSKLTKSYDNGWFGTVQGTLKRYGDFEAPDYTLSNTGTFERNASLRFGLNKFNYGIEGYYSFYKNEIGILSASHIGGAEDQVRAINSDIPLVINDFTYAINNPRQDITHHLARIKAFKKFDGFGKIDLQYDFQQNQRLEYDIRIGDAADTPSLDLVLKTHTLLLDIDSKLSENTTLKSGIIARYQDNFADPSTGVRRLIPDYKKYDLGIYGISSFQLKENWLVEAGARFDYTYMDVYKFYRTSFWEDRNYDELFPEIVVEEFDNQILTNPEYNFNNISGTLGSTYSFKNNYKLFLNYSLASRVPNPSELFSEGLHHSASRIELGDLSFTSEIANKVALTLQKEGAVFGFSVQPFINNINNFIVIEPTEVEQTIRGNFQVWEYRQTNAQLLGVDIDASYAFTNNLKLKHQFSLVKGYERSEGEPLINMPPANTTNEITYENAKVNNLKLALQSEFVFRQNEYPNNNFEVYIAESETFELVDVSTPPDAYHLLNFRSSMDFPINQKSNLTLGLSITNLLNTSYRNYLNSLRYYADDLGRNILFNLKFNY
- a CDS encoding type 1 periplasmic binding fold superfamily protein → MKTIKILSLSVLASLAFTACSNDDDDNIPEIVNEEEIITTLTVTLTPQDDGETITLQTQDLDGDGSNDPVITVSGNLIAGMVYDGGIVLLNETESPAENITEEVEEESDEHQFFYTISSGLDVTTEYANFDEDGNPLGTAFTLTAGDISSGTITFTLRHEPTKPNDGIVDAGGETDVLATFSIAVE